Proteins encoded within one genomic window of Schistocerca gregaria isolate iqSchGreg1 unplaced genomic scaffold, iqSchGreg1.2 ptg000831l, whole genome shotgun sequence:
- the LOC126322708 gene encoding uncharacterized protein LOC126322708, which produces MESGASSIEESPLVCRMYEEPYPEVDQVVMVKVKQIAEMGAFVTLLEYNNIEGMILLSELSRKRIRSVKREISVNQEQVAVVLRVDKEKGYIDLSKRRVSQEDIKKMGEKYYKSKTVHSIMKHIADTEGVRVEELYKMFGWPLYRTFGHAFDAFKMALQDPDKAFGQHLPKGHLRTVVLKNIERRLTPRPVRIRAEIELTCFSYEGVEMIKEALREGEACGTPEIPISITLLAPPQYLLQSSSLNHEKGIQLLEKAISVIQAKITEHHGKLTVKSSPRSVTEADQEKLQTLMDDLERANQEVDGDYDDSDEESSFEEGVAEE; this is translated from the exons ATGGAGTCCGGTGCATCTTCGATCGAGGAGTCTCCTCTGGTTTGCCGAATGTATGAAGAACCCTATCCGGAAGTCGATCAGGTGGTGATGGTCAAGGTGAAGCAAATCGCAGAGATGGGTGCTTTTGTGACGCTGTTAGAATACAACAATATAGAGGGCATGATTTTGCTCAGTGAGCTTTCAAGAAAGCGTATTCGATCTGTGAAGCGCGAAATTAGCGTCAACCAGGAACAAGTTGCTGTGGTATTACGCGTCGACAAGGAGAAAGGATATATAGATTTGTCCAAGCGCCGAGTATCCCAAGAAGACATCAAGAAAATGGGTGAAAAGTACTACAAAAGCAAAACGGTCCATTCAATTATGAAGCATATTGCGGATACGGAAGGCGTTCGAGTTGAAGAGTTGTATAAGATGTTTGGCTGGCCCTTGTATAGGACATTTGGACATGCGTTTGACGCCTTCAAAATGGCCCTTCA AGACCCTGATAAGGCATTTGGACAGCATCTCCCAAAGGGGCACCTCCGAACGGTCGTGTTGAAAAATATCGAACGTCGTTTGACTCCGCGTCCAGTTCGTATTCGCGCTGAAATAGAACTTACGTGCTTCTCATATGAAGGCGTCGAAATGATCAAGGAAGCCTTGCGAGAAGGGGAAGCCTGCGGAACACCTGAGATTCCAATTTCCATCACCTTACTCGCGCCCCCTCAGTATTTGCTTCAAAGTAGCAGTCTCAACCACGAAAAGGGAATTCAACTGTTAGAAAAGGCGATTAGTGTGATTCAAGCTAAAATTACTGAACATCACGGTAAGCTGACCGTCAAATCGTCACCGCGTTCTGTCACTGAAGCAGATCAAGAAAAACTTCAGACCTTGATGGATGACTTAGAAAGAGCCAATCAAGAAGTTGACGGAGACTACGATGATTCTGATGAAGAATCAAGTTTTGAAGAAGGCGTAGCAGAAGAGTAA